The Actinomycetota bacterium genome includes a window with the following:
- a CDS encoding phosphopentomutase, producing the protein MSPRAPRAIVVVLDSVGVGELPDAAAYGDAGSNTLGNTARAVGGLAMPNLGRMGLGNVTEILGVDPTEAPEASWGKNAEASAGKDTTTGHWEMMGLQLTSAFPTYPDGFPPELMDAFVRESGYGWLGNFPASGTVIIQDLGDEHVATGKLIVYTSADSVFQIAAHEEVVPIEELYRICTIARERVCVGEHAVGRIIARPFLGPDAEGVYTRTHRRRDFAVKPSEPTVLDRLAKIAVTSYGIGKIGEIFAWQGICESPHVTDNMDGFTKLVERVASDGPGFVFANLVDFDMIWGHRNDVEGYARGLEAVDARMPELLDAMVDGDLLVITADHGCDPTTGSTDHSREYTPLIAKMKGVDRGVALGARATFSDIGETVLDFYGISGSCGRGTSFLAEVAGA; encoded by the coding sequence TTGCCGGATGCTGCCGCGTACGGCGATGCGGGATCCAATACGCTTGGGAACACCGCGCGCGCGGTAGGCGGTCTCGCGATGCCGAATCTGGGCCGCATGGGTCTGGGCAACGTGACCGAGATCCTTGGCGTGGATCCGACCGAGGCGCCCGAGGCGTCCTGGGGCAAGAATGCGGAGGCGAGCGCGGGGAAGGACACCACGACCGGGCACTGGGAGATGATGGGGCTTCAGCTGACGAGCGCATTCCCGACGTATCCTGACGGTTTTCCGCCCGAGCTCATGGATGCGTTCGTGCGCGAAAGCGGATACGGATGGCTGGGCAACTTCCCGGCGAGCGGAACCGTGATCATCCAGGATCTCGGAGATGAGCACGTGGCTACGGGGAAGCTCATCGTCTACACGAGCGCCGATTCTGTCTTTCAGATCGCCGCGCACGAAGAAGTCGTCCCGATCGAAGAGCTCTACCGGATCTGCACCATCGCCCGCGAGAGGGTGTGCGTCGGCGAGCATGCCGTGGGCCGAATAATCGCGCGTCCCTTCCTTGGCCCGGATGCCGAGGGTGTCTACACTCGCACACATCGGCGCCGTGACTTCGCGGTCAAGCCGAGCGAACCGACGGTTCTCGACCGGCTGGCCAAGATCGCCGTCACCAGCTATGGCATCGGCAAGATCGGCGAGATCTTCGCCTGGCAGGGTATATGCGAATCGCCGCACGTCACGGACAACATGGACGGATTCACCAAGCTGGTGGAGCGCGTGGCCTCCGACGGTCCCGGGTTCGTGTTCGCCAATCTGGTGGATTTCGACATGATCTGGGGACATCGTAACGACGTAGAGGGCTACGCGCGCGGGCTTGAGGCAGTTGACGCCCGCATGCCCGAACTTCTCGATGCCATGGTCGACGGCGACTTGCTCGTGATCACGGCCGACCACGGCTGCGACCCTACCACCGGCTCTACCGACCATAGCCGGGAGTACACACCGCTCATCGCAAAGATGAAGGGCGTAGACCGCGGCGTGGCGCTGGGAGCGCGGGCGACATTCTCCGACATAGGGGAGACGGTACTCGACTTCTACGGAATCTCCGGTAGTTGCGGCCGCGGGACGTCCTTCCTGGCGGAGGTGGCCGGCGCATGA